A single window of Lucilia cuprina isolate Lc7/37 unplaced genomic scaffold, ASM2204524v1 Scaffold_5688, whole genome shotgun sequence DNA harbors:
- the LOC124421206 gene encoding phospholipid-transporting ATPase ABCA1-like translates to MSIIVLLGVVGDSATWDEWRFFLNHRLFLIFPQHALGDGLLEICKNYMVALVFKRYDIDSYKNPVNSDLLKPHYISLTILGILFICINVLLESGLWYKFKEIISERVGLCQAKENRHFEELKIVSIQNSLKRNDKMDSTPALKVENLCKSYGKNQYAVSNITFSVNAGECFGLLGKNGAGKSTIFKMLSGQVQPNVGHIVYENPEISYCPQTNTLDSLLTVRECIEFYGRLRRITNIPKVSSFFLSKFPTNLELLY, encoded by the exons ATGTCCATTATTGTATTACTAGGTGTAGTGGGTGATTCAGCCACCTGGGATGAGTGGCGTTTCTTCTTAAATCATCGTTTATTCCTTATCTTCCCTCAGCATGCTTTGGGTGATGGTCTActtgaaatatgtaaaaattatatgGTTGCATTGGTATTCAAACGTTATGATATTGATTCTTATAAAAATCCTGTAAACAGTGATTTACTTAAACCCCATTATATCTCATTAACCATATTGGGtatattgtttatatgtatCAATGTCTTGCTAGAGTCGGGTTTATGGTATAAGTTTAAGGAGATAATTAGTGAACGTGTGGGCCTATGTCAAGCCAAAGAAAATAGACATTTTgaagaattgaaaattgtttcaaTACAAAACTCTCTTAAGAGAAATGATAAAATGGATAGTACACCTGCTCTGAAAGTGGAAAATCTTTGCAAATCCTATGGTAAAAATCAATATGCAGTTTCGAATATAACATTCTCGGTAAATGCAGGAGAATGTTTTGGTTTATTGGGTAAAAATGGTGCGGGTAAATCGACCATTTTCAAAATGCTATCGGGACAAGTGCAACCCAATGTGGGTCATATTGTCTATGAAAAT cCGGAAATTTCCTATTGTCCTCAAACTAATACTTTGGATTCCTTACTTACTGTGCGAGAATGCATAGAATTTTATGGTCGTCTTAGACGTATTACCAATATACCCAAGGTAagttctttctttctttcaaaatttcctacaaatttggaattactttattaa